Proteins encoded in a region of the Halosimplex halophilum genome:
- the thrC gene encoding threonine synthase: MSAHLALDESEPAVADDGVWLTCIECGERFAPFEAVRYTCDDCDGLLEVRYADLPTWDDFGAGGSPESGPYGVWRYSAALPFDEGVSLPEGGTPLHYVPRIEEEVGVNTLRVKHEGMNPTGSFKDRGMTVGVRVAKEVGVDRLACASTGNTSAALAAYGARGGMETLVLLPAGKVAAGKVAQASLHGARILEVDGNFDSCLDIVQDLASRGEAYLLNSLNPFRLEGQKTIGLEIMERFHADEGRYPDRIVLPVGNAGNTAALYKCFRELRKAGAIDDDDVPKLTGVQAEHSAPMVEAIEEGNDEVRRWEEVETRATAIRIGNPVNAPKALPGIRETGGTAVAVSDEAITDAQRSLAEEGVGVEPASAASVAGLRKLRDEGEIDADEDVVCLTTGHLLKDPDAAYEAGGDPEPVPNDTEAVLDHLAE, encoded by the coding sequence ATGAGCGCACACCTGGCCCTCGACGAGTCCGAGCCCGCCGTCGCCGACGACGGCGTCTGGCTCACCTGCATCGAGTGCGGCGAGCGGTTCGCCCCCTTCGAGGCGGTCCGCTACACCTGCGACGACTGCGACGGCCTGCTGGAGGTCCGCTACGCCGACCTGCCCACCTGGGACGACTTCGGCGCCGGCGGCTCGCCCGAGAGCGGCCCCTACGGCGTCTGGCGCTATTCGGCCGCGCTCCCGTTCGACGAGGGCGTCTCGCTGCCCGAGGGCGGCACGCCGCTGCACTACGTCCCCCGCATCGAGGAGGAGGTCGGCGTCAACACCCTGCGGGTCAAACACGAGGGGATGAACCCGACTGGGAGCTTCAAGGACCGCGGGATGACCGTCGGCGTCCGCGTGGCGAAGGAGGTCGGCGTCGACCGCCTGGCCTGCGCCTCGACCGGCAACACCAGCGCTGCGCTCGCCGCGTACGGCGCCCGCGGCGGCATGGAAACCCTGGTCCTGCTGCCCGCCGGCAAGGTCGCCGCCGGCAAGGTCGCCCAGGCCAGCCTCCACGGCGCCCGCATCCTCGAAGTCGACGGCAACTTCGATTCGTGTCTCGACATCGTCCAGGACCTCGCCAGCCGCGGCGAGGCGTACCTGCTCAACTCGCTCAACCCGTTCCGCCTGGAGGGCCAGAAGACAATCGGCCTGGAGATCATGGAACGGTTCCACGCCGACGAGGGCCGGTACCCCGACCGGATCGTCCTCCCGGTCGGCAACGCCGGCAACACCGCGGCGCTGTACAAGTGCTTCCGCGAGCTCCGGAAGGCCGGCGCCATCGACGACGACGACGTGCCGAAACTCACCGGCGTCCAGGCCGAACATTCGGCGCCGATGGTCGAGGCCATCGAGGAGGGCAACGACGAGGTCCGCCGCTGGGAGGAGGTCGAGACCCGCGCGACCGCCATCCGCATCGGCAACCCCGTCAACGCCCCGAAGGCGCTGCCGGGCATCCGCGAGACGGGCGGCACCGCCGTCGCCGTCTCCGACGAGGCGATCACCGACGCCCAGCGTTCCCTCGCCGAGGAAGGCGTCGGCGTCGAACCCGCCTCGGCCGCCTCGGTCGCCGGCCTCCGCAAGCTCCGCGACGAGGGCGAGATCGACGCCGACGAGGACGTGGTCTGCCTGACGACCGGTCACCTGCTCAAAGACCCCGACGCCGCCTACGAGGCCGGCGGCGACCCCGAACCGGTCCCCAACGACACCGAGGCCGTCCTCGACCACCTCGCCGAGTAG
- a CDS encoding Gfo/Idh/MocA family protein: MADSLRYGIVGCAGIGNTHAEAVAAVDGAELVACADLDREAAEEFADDHEVPETFGDPGEMVAEAGVDAASVCTPSGTHADVATDLAGAGAGVLCEKPLDVTAERVDRMVAACEAAGVPLAGVFQRRFDPAVRRAKRAVENGEIGRPVLAETQLEWFRPQAYYDSAGWRGTRGMDGGAFMNQGIHALDALQWVMGGVESVQAEADALARDLECEDTGAMVLRFESGAVGTVAVTTATKGGTDRTEINGTEGSLSLDDGGVELRLGTGEESLWGAETEPREVEGDPHDAGAGHEGVVRDFVAAVREGRDPEVPAREARAAVDIVLAAYRSAETGERVHLDEVRGE; encoded by the coding sequence ATGGCTGACTCACTGCGGTACGGGATCGTCGGCTGCGCGGGCATCGGCAACACCCACGCCGAGGCCGTCGCGGCGGTCGACGGCGCCGAGCTCGTCGCCTGTGCGGATCTGGACCGCGAGGCCGCCGAGGAGTTCGCCGACGACCACGAGGTCCCCGAGACCTTCGGGGACCCGGGGGAGATGGTCGCCGAGGCCGGCGTCGACGCCGCGAGCGTCTGCACGCCGAGCGGGACCCACGCCGACGTGGCGACCGACCTGGCCGGGGCGGGCGCGGGCGTCCTCTGCGAGAAGCCTCTGGACGTGACCGCCGAGCGGGTCGACCGGATGGTCGCGGCCTGCGAGGCCGCCGGCGTGCCGCTGGCCGGCGTCTTCCAGCGGCGCTTCGACCCGGCGGTCCGCCGCGCGAAGCGGGCCGTCGAAAACGGGGAGATCGGCCGGCCCGTGCTGGCCGAGACCCAGCTGGAGTGGTTCCGCCCCCAGGCCTACTACGACTCGGCGGGGTGGCGCGGCACCCGCGGGATGGACGGCGGCGCGTTCATGAACCAGGGGATCCACGCGCTCGACGCTCTGCAGTGGGTCATGGGCGGCGTCGAGTCCGTCCAGGCCGAGGCGGACGCGCTCGCCCGCGACCTGGAGTGCGAGGACACCGGCGCCATGGTCCTGCGCTTCGAGAGCGGCGCCGTCGGCACCGTCGCGGTCACGACGGCGACCAAGGGCGGCACCGACCGCACCGAGATCAACGGGACCGAGGGCTCGCTCTCGCTCGACGACGGGGGCGTCGAACTCCGCCTCGGGACCGGCGAGGAGTCGCTGTGGGGCGCCGAGACCGAACCCCGCGAGGTCGAGGGCGACCCCCACGACGCCGGTGCCGGCCACGAGGGCGTCGTCCGCGACTTCGTCGCCGCCGTCCGCGAGGGCCGCGACCCCGAGGTCCCCGCCCGCGAGGCGCGCGCGGCCGTCGACATCGTCCTCGCCGCCTACCGCTCGGCCGAGACCGGCGAGCGTGTCCACCTGGACGAGGTCCGGGGCGAGTGA
- a CDS encoding transcription initiation factor IIB → MSTTVTACPECEGSLRSDDSETVCTSCGLVVAEDNIDRGPEWRSFEDEETNRERTGAPLTRSRHDRGLSTEIGRSTRLKGRKRRRMARMRRQHNRTKIGSKAERNQVYGFTEIRRLVGALGLSDHVRDRACVLFESAQDEDLLRGRSLEGFAAATVYATCRTAEVSRTIDEVVDDARASKAELSAAYDALNRELGLPTGPIDPAEYLARFASELDLPQDLEARARELVERARELNHVDGRNPAGVAAGCLYTAADERAYPLTQAEAADAADVTPVTLRATYQALAGED, encoded by the coding sequence ATGAGCACGACAGTCACTGCGTGCCCGGAGTGCGAGGGGAGTCTGCGAAGCGACGACAGCGAAACGGTCTGTACGAGCTGCGGCCTCGTGGTCGCCGAGGACAACATCGACCGCGGCCCCGAGTGGCGTTCGTTCGAGGATGAGGAGACGAACCGCGAGCGGACGGGCGCGCCGCTGACCCGGTCGCGCCACGACCGGGGCCTCTCGACGGAGATCGGCCGCTCGACCCGCCTCAAGGGCCGCAAGCGCCGGCGGATGGCCCGGATGCGCCGCCAGCACAACCGCACGAAGATCGGCTCGAAGGCCGAGCGCAACCAGGTGTACGGCTTCACGGAGATCCGCCGGCTCGTCGGCGCGCTCGGCCTCTCGGACCACGTCCGCGACCGCGCGTGCGTCCTCTTCGAGTCCGCGCAGGACGAGGACCTGCTGCGCGGCCGCTCGCTGGAGGGGTTCGCCGCCGCGACGGTCTACGCCACCTGCCGCACCGCCGAGGTGTCCCGGACCATCGACGAGGTCGTCGACGACGCCCGCGCGTCGAAGGCGGAGCTCTCGGCTGCCTACGACGCCCTCAACCGCGAGCTCGGCCTCCCCACCGGCCCGATCGACCCCGCGGAGTACCTCGCGCGGTTCGCCAGCGAGCTCGACCTCCCGCAGGACCTGGAGGCCCGTGCCCGCGAGCTGGTCGAGCGCGCCCGCGAGCTGAACCACGTCGACGGCCGCAACCCCGCCGGCGTCGCCGCCGGCTGCCTCTACACCGCCGCCGACGAACGGGCCTACCCGCTCACCCAGGCCGAGGCCGCCGACGCCGCCGACGTGACGCCGGTCACGCTGCGGGCGACCTACCAGGCGCTCGCCGGCGAGGACTGA
- a CDS encoding DUF7858 family protein — protein sequence MGLDEIAAGVEVVAEQREGGVPTVDRTDDPLADRLEPFAGELPCSPAEAAALVDAYAAGKSVGAAARVAGVAPTDGAKALHLFGEHVSPVGPMGREIVADWLAGELPRTEAVELAGVSDQEFALAAFVETHDPIEGAMEAVEGALSVGDVDKRETLGDAMDGPGDVEF from the coding sequence ATGGGGCTGGACGAGATCGCCGCGGGGGTCGAGGTCGTCGCCGAGCAGCGCGAGGGGGGCGTCCCGACCGTCGACCGCACGGACGACCCGCTGGCCGACCGGCTCGAACCGTTCGCCGGGGAGCTGCCGTGTTCGCCCGCCGAGGCCGCGGCGCTGGTCGACGCCTACGCCGCCGGCAAGTCCGTCGGCGCCGCCGCCCGGGTCGCCGGGGTCGCGCCCACCGACGGCGCGAAGGCGCTGCACCTGTTCGGCGAGCACGTCTCGCCCGTCGGCCCGATGGGCCGGGAGATCGTCGCCGACTGGCTGGCCGGCGAGCTGCCCCGAACCGAGGCCGTCGAACTCGCGGGGGTCTCCGACCAGGAGTTCGCCCTCGCCGCCTTCGTCGAGACCCACGACCCGATCGAGGGCGCGATGGAGGCGGTGGAGGGCGCGCTCTCGGTCGGCGACGTGGACAAACGGGAGACGCTCGGCGATGCGATGGACGGGCCGGGCGACGTGGAGTTCTGA
- a CDS encoding glutathione S-transferase N-terminal domain-containing protein, translating to MANLELYELEGCPYCAKVKKKLDELDLDYESHMVPRSHDERTEVEEVSGQTGVPVLVDPDNGVEGMPESDDIVEYLEAEYGS from the coding sequence ATGGCGAACCTCGAACTGTACGAACTCGAAGGCTGTCCCTACTGCGCGAAGGTCAAGAAGAAACTCGACGAACTGGACCTCGACTACGAGTCGCACATGGTCCCCCGGTCGCACGACGAGCGGACCGAGGTCGAGGAAGTGAGCGGCCAGACCGGCGTCCCCGTCCTCGTCGACCCCGACAACGGCGTCGAGGGGATGCCCGAGAGCGACGACATCGTCGAGTACCTCGAAGCCGAGTACGGTAGCTGA
- a CDS encoding ABC transporter ATP-binding protein, whose translation MGVNAEGSGEPVPGDGADGDRHPVAWLFDEYARPYWTSLVGGLTLSTAEQFPSRLQTVIIGVAIDAVLLGTGPFRLPLVPDPWLPTEQSAQLRLSLALLFGCFVAVAVLNFAGRRVLGRFGQAFQHEVRTEVFDTVQRLEMDYFDRHDTGEVMSVLNDDVQELQSIVGGVMARGLSLVTVAVASYAYLLWLNWQLAVVLAVVPVVLFGMSYGFSQWIEPKQLAVRERVGDLNSRLNNNIDGVSVIKAFGTEATERERVREASRDHRAAQWDAHWASATMDPVTRTVSQLARVVTLVLGGVWVLSGPPLFFTGTLTAGALYVFYRYVGSLMVAMQGVAEVVEAYQTGKAAATRLQGVVEHDNVVDRPDPEELSDPDGAVSYDGVTFTYPSRDEPTLSNVSFDAEPGETVGIVGPTGAGKSTVLKLLLRYYEPDSGRISVDGRDVRDVTVESLRGSVGYVSQDPFLFYGTVRENVAYARPETDDEAVVEAAKLAGAHEFVADLPDGYDTMVGERGVKLSGGQRQRIAIARAILRDPAILVFDEATSHVDNETEVLIQRTLADLAADRTTFVVAHRLSTVKDADRILVVDGGEIVERGTHQQLLAADGLYANLWHVQVGDVTALPDAFLERVRREESA comes from the coding sequence ATGGGTGTGAACGCGGAGGGGTCGGGCGAACCGGTGCCGGGCGACGGCGCGGACGGCGACCGCCACCCGGTGGCCTGGCTGTTCGACGAGTACGCGCGGCCCTACTGGACGTCGCTGGTCGGCGGACTGACGCTGTCGACGGCCGAGCAGTTCCCGTCGCGGCTCCAGACGGTGATCATCGGCGTCGCCATCGACGCCGTGTTGCTCGGGACGGGGCCGTTCCGGCTGCCGCTGGTTCCGGATCCGTGGCTGCCGACGGAACAGAGCGCGCAGTTGCGGCTGTCGCTGGCCCTGCTGTTCGGGTGTTTCGTGGCCGTCGCGGTCCTGAACTTCGCGGGCCGGCGGGTCCTGGGCCGGTTCGGCCAGGCGTTCCAGCACGAGGTCCGGACGGAGGTGTTCGACACCGTCCAGCGACTGGAGATGGACTACTTCGACCGGCACGACACCGGCGAGGTGATGAGCGTCCTCAACGACGACGTGCAGGAACTCCAGTCGATCGTCGGGGGCGTCATGGCCCGGGGGCTGTCGCTGGTGACCGTCGCTGTCGCCTCCTACGCGTACCTGCTGTGGCTCAACTGGCAGCTCGCCGTCGTCCTCGCCGTCGTCCCGGTCGTCCTGTTCGGCATGAGCTACGGGTTCTCGCAGTGGATCGAGCCGAAACAGCTGGCCGTCCGCGAGCGCGTCGGCGACCTCAACAGCCGGCTGAACAACAACATCGACGGCGTCTCGGTCATCAAGGCGTTCGGCACCGAGGCGACCGAGCGCGAGCGGGTCCGCGAGGCCTCCCGGGACCACCGCGCGGCTCAGTGGGACGCCCACTGGGCGTCGGCGACGATGGACCCCGTCACCCGGACGGTCTCACAGCTGGCCCGCGTCGTCACGCTGGTCCTCGGCGGCGTCTGGGTGCTCTCGGGCCCGCCGCTCTTCTTCACCGGGACGCTCACCGCCGGCGCGCTGTACGTCTTCTACCGCTACGTCGGCTCGCTGATGGTGGCGATGCAGGGCGTCGCCGAGGTGGTCGAGGCCTACCAGACGGGCAAGGCCGCCGCGACCCGCCTGCAGGGCGTCGTCGAGCACGACAACGTCGTCGACAGACCCGACCCGGAGGAGCTCTCCGACCCCGACGGCGCCGTCAGCTACGACGGCGTGACGTTCACCTACCCCAGCCGCGACGAGCCGACGCTGTCGAACGTCTCGTTCGACGCCGAGCCCGGCGAGACCGTCGGTATCGTCGGCCCCACGGGCGCGGGCAAGTCCACGGTGCTCAAGCTCCTGCTCCGGTACTACGAGCCCGACAGCGGACGGATCAGCGTCGACGGGCGGGACGTGCGCGACGTGACCGTCGAGAGCCTCCGGGGGTCGGTCGGCTACGTCTCCCAGGACCCGTTCCTGTTCTACGGCACGGTGCGGGAGAACGTCGCCTACGCCCGGCCGGAGACGGACGACGAGGCGGTCGTCGAGGCGGCGAAGCTGGCGGGCGCCCACGAGTTCGTCGCCGACCTCCCCGACGGCTACGACACGATGGTCGGCGAGCGCGGGGTGAAACTCTCGGGCGGCCAGCGCCAGCGGATCGCCATCGCGCGGGCCATCCTGCGCGACCCGGCGATCCTCGTCTTCGACGAGGCGACCAGCCACGTCGACAACGAGACGGAGGTCCTGATCCAGCGGACGCTGGCTGACCTCGCGGCCGACCGCACCACCTTCGTCGTCGCCCACCGGCTGTCGACGGTGAAAGACGCCGACCGCATCCTCGTCGTCGACGGCGGCGAGATCGTCGAGCGGGGCACCCACCAGCAGTTGCTGGCGGCGGACGGCCTCTACGCCAACCTCTGGCACGTGCAGGTCGGCGACGTGACCGCGCTGCCGGACGCGTTCCTGGAGCGCGTCCGGCGGGAGGAGTCGGCATGA
- a CDS encoding CapA family protein — translation MPRIGLTGDVMLGRLVDERYGQPGVAPAGVWGDLHERLRALDGLLVNLECAVSTRGRKWTRTERPFHFRATPDWATDALDAAGVDFACLANNHLLDFEEPALLDTLDHLDAVGVAHAGAGATLTEARAPALVEVDGLDIAVVAATDNTPEYAAGPDSAGVVHLDFDPDDEATRAAVESMVADARALDPDLVVASVHGGPNMETEPDDTLRAFHRWLAERVDLVHGHSAHVVQGVEAVDGTPVLHDCGDFVDDYRVDPELHNDRGFLFVADADASGVTSLRLEPIEIRDRAVYAAEGAAAEWVRERMAERSAAFGTTVERDGEALRVPVG, via the coding sequence ATGCCCCGGATCGGACTGACGGGGGACGTGATGCTGGGGCGGCTGGTCGACGAGCGCTACGGCCAGCCGGGCGTCGCGCCGGCGGGAGTCTGGGGGGACCTGCACGAGCGGCTCCGCGCGCTCGACGGCCTGCTGGTCAACCTCGAGTGCGCCGTCTCGACGCGCGGGCGGAAGTGGACCCGAACCGAGAGACCGTTCCACTTCCGGGCGACGCCGGACTGGGCGACCGACGCGCTCGACGCCGCGGGGGTCGACTTCGCCTGCCTGGCGAACAACCACCTCCTCGACTTCGAGGAGCCCGCGCTGCTCGACACGCTCGACCACCTCGACGCGGTCGGCGTCGCCCACGCCGGCGCGGGCGCGACGCTGACCGAGGCGCGAGCACCGGCGCTCGTCGAGGTCGACGGGCTCGACATCGCCGTGGTCGCCGCGACGGACAACACGCCGGAGTACGCCGCCGGCCCGGACAGCGCCGGCGTCGTCCACCTCGACTTCGACCCCGACGACGAGGCGACGCGGGCGGCCGTCGAGTCGATGGTCGCCGACGCCCGGGCGCTGGACCCCGACCTCGTGGTCGCGTCGGTCCACGGCGGGCCGAACATGGAGACCGAACCCGACGACACCCTCCGGGCGTTCCACCGGTGGCTCGCCGAACGGGTCGACCTCGTCCACGGCCACAGCGCCCACGTCGTTCAGGGCGTCGAGGCGGTCGACGGCACCCCGGTCCTCCACGACTGCGGGGACTTCGTCGACGACTACCGCGTCGACCCCGAGCTGCACAACGACCGCGGGTTCCTGTTCGTCGCCGACGCCGACGCGTCGGGCGTCACGTCCCTGCGGCTCGAACCGATCGAGATCCGCGACCGTGCGGTCTACGCGGCCGAGGGCGCGGCCGCCGAGTGGGTCCGCGAGCGGATGGCCGAGCGCTCGGCCGCCTTCGGGACGACCGTCGAACGCGACGGCGAGGCGCTGCGGGTGCCCGTGGGGTAG
- the nirK gene encoding copper-containing nitrite reductase: MTSKSTRRTFLKTGAAASAAAVAGCAGEIPEDKVTVTEVDSEPRSLDAPKEPTVDRVAADPTAVPDPVDRDEPATVEAELTTREVTAEIEPGVTFEYMTFDGQVPGPMIRARVGDTVDLTVHNAEDNRMPHNIDLHAVRGPGGGAEATMVGPGETERVRFKVTYPGAFIYHCAVANMDYHISSGMFGIILVEPEGGLPEVDREFYLGQHEIYTDGEAGQEGHHTFDMGAMAREEPTYVLINGEQYAITPDNYGAMAAETGETARVYYCVGGPNLASSFHPIGSVWDEVYPQGGLGGRPQRNIQTTPVQPGSTAIATMQFPVPGPIKLVDHSLSRVARKGAMAVLGVEGEEDPEIFDPEPED; encoded by the coding sequence ATGACCAGCAAATCCACCCGTCGGACGTTCCTGAAGACCGGCGCCGCGGCGAGCGCGGCGGCCGTCGCCGGCTGCGCCGGCGAGATCCCCGAGGACAAGGTCACCGTCACGGAGGTCGACAGCGAGCCGCGGTCGCTGGACGCCCCGAAGGAGCCGACGGTCGACCGGGTGGCCGCCGACCCGACGGCCGTCCCCGACCCCGTCGACCGGGACGAACCCGCCACGGTCGAGGCCGAACTCACCACGCGGGAGGTGACCGCCGAGATCGAACCGGGCGTCACCTTCGAGTACATGACCTTCGACGGGCAGGTCCCGGGACCGATGATCCGCGCCCGCGTCGGCGACACGGTCGACCTGACCGTCCACAACGCCGAGGACAACCGGATGCCCCACAACATCGACCTGCACGCGGTCCGCGGGCCGGGCGGCGGCGCCGAGGCGACGATGGTCGGGCCCGGCGAGACCGAGCGCGTCCGCTTCAAGGTGACCTACCCCGGCGCGTTCATCTACCACTGCGCCGTCGCCAACATGGACTACCACATCTCCTCGGGGATGTTCGGCATCATCCTCGTCGAACCCGAGGGGGGCCTGCCCGAGGTCGACCGGGAGTTCTACCTCGGACAGCACGAGATCTACACGGACGGCGAGGCCGGCCAGGAGGGTCACCACACCTTCGACATGGGCGCGATGGCCCGCGAGGAGCCGACCTACGTGCTGATCAACGGCGAGCAGTACGCCATCACGCCGGACAACTACGGCGCGATGGCCGCCGAGACCGGTGAGACCGCCCGCGTCTACTACTGCGTGGGCGGGCCGAACCTCGCCAGTTCCTTCCACCCCATCGGGAGCGTCTGGGACGAGGTCTACCCCCAGGGCGGGCTCGGCGGCCGGCCCCAGCGGAACATCCAGACGACGCCCGTCCAGCCGGGTAGCACCGCTATCGCCACGATGCAGTTCCCGGTGCCCGGCCCGATCAAGCTCGTCGACCACTCGCTGTCGCGGGTCGCCCGCAAGGGCGCCATGGCCGTCCTCGGCGTCGAGGGCGAGGAGGACCCCGAGATCTTCGACCCCGAACCCGAGGACTGA
- a CDS encoding UDP-N-acetyl glucosamine 2-epimerase, which yields MDADPTIYDDRLAAEMDRGEFVLAVVTATKPDFYKQAPVVAAARERGLPCFVVHTGQHYDDLLGHGLEEYDLEPAIAADLGIRGDLSEKTAQTMLAVRQLAERLDEWPDTTVLPLVHGDTHAAAIFPQAWLFATNQGVAHNEAGLRGMAPDYDAVRGAAGERSDAGGAADLDPAALVDAQWDGEWSVDRTEPFPEQYDTFVGSAAARYQFAPVELNREHLESEGYPRTVDGDERVPVVGNSVVDAIEMKADHGGESVFDVYPVLAERDDWIRVDIHRRANLLPGRFRALVEGVVALVEDGYNVNFVELTATRHALERHGYRDRLRRLADERENFLFTGLWKKHAHVYEFLRSGQCLAELTDSGSMQEELNHIDEAACLTARFNTDRPETVFDAETNLLVPPVSGEFVHDMVTHALETDAVRERLRSGPDLYGENVGERIVDFLAERRDAGVFEWSHERQGFDGLDGESVDYL from the coding sequence ATGGACGCCGACCCGACGATCTACGACGACCGGCTCGCGGCGGAGATGGACCGCGGCGAGTTCGTCCTCGCGGTCGTCACCGCGACCAAGCCCGACTTCTACAAGCAGGCGCCGGTCGTCGCCGCCGCCCGCGAACGGGGCCTGCCCTGCTTCGTGGTCCACACCGGCCAGCACTACGACGACCTGCTCGGCCACGGACTAGAGGAGTACGACCTCGAACCGGCGATCGCCGCCGACCTGGGCATCCGCGGCGACCTGAGCGAGAAGACCGCCCAGACGATGCTCGCGGTCAGGCAACTGGCCGAGCGACTCGACGAGTGGCCCGACACCACCGTCCTCCCGCTGGTCCACGGCGACACCCACGCCGCCGCGATCTTCCCCCAGGCCTGGCTGTTCGCCACGAACCAGGGGGTGGCCCACAACGAGGCCGGCCTCCGCGGGATGGCGCCCGACTACGACGCCGTCCGCGGAGCGGCGGGGGAACGGTCGGACGCCGGCGGGGCCGCCGACCTCGACCCCGCGGCGCTCGTCGACGCCCAGTGGGACGGCGAGTGGTCTGTCGACCGCACGGAGCCGTTCCCCGAGCAGTACGACACCTTCGTCGGTTCGGCCGCGGCCCGCTACCAGTTCGCGCCCGTCGAACTCAACCGCGAGCACCTCGAATCGGAGGGCTACCCCCGGACGGTCGACGGCGACGAGCGCGTCCCGGTCGTCGGCAACTCCGTCGTCGACGCCATCGAGATGAAAGCCGACCACGGCGGCGAGAGCGTCTTCGACGTGTATCCCGTGCTGGCGGAGCGCGACGACTGGATCCGCGTCGACATCCACCGCCGCGCGAACCTCCTGCCCGGCCGGTTCCGGGCGCTCGTCGAGGGCGTGGTCGCACTCGTCGAGGACGGATACAACGTCAACTTCGTCGAACTCACGGCCACGCGCCACGCGCTCGAACGGCACGGCTACCGCGACCGCCTCCGGCGGCTGGCCGACGAGCGCGAGAACTTCCTCTTCACCGGCCTCTGGAAGAAACACGCCCACGTCTACGAGTTCCTCCGCTCGGGGCAGTGTCTCGCCGAACTCACCGACTCGGGCAGCATGCAGGAGGAGCTGAACCACATCGACGAGGCGGCCTGTCTGACCGCCCGGTTCAACACCGACCGCCCGGAGACGGTCTTCGACGCCGAGACGAACCTGCTCGTCCCGCCCGTCTCCGGCGAGTTCGTCCACGACATGGTCACGCACGCCCTCGAAACCGACGCCGTCCGCGAGCGCCTCCGGTCGGGCCCGGACCTCTACGGCGAGAACGTCGGCGAGCGCATCGTCGACTTCCTCGCCGAGCGCCGCGACGCCGGCGTCTTCGAGTGGTCGCACGAACGGCAGGGCTTCGACGGCCTCGACGGGGAGTCCGTCGACTACCTGTAG
- a CDS encoding halocyanin domain-containing protein, whose amino-acid sequence MSTDDGIDEGRRTVMKTLAIGATAGGLGAAGARPAAAQSTDLSDWFSNVGNADGVVDETGESEVTVEVGVQANNGAFGFGPAAVRVDPGTKVVWEWTGEGTPHNVVADDGSYESEMISEAGATFSHTFESEGVSKYLCVPHQAMGMKGAVIVGDVDVTVPSGGSTGTAAGGSAAGNETSGSGSGSGSGGGGEFTEPDYDGWFDGVGNYDGTVDRTGQDEVTIEVGAEGNGGPFAFSPAAVRVDPGTTVVWEWTGKGGQHNVAGESHDFESPMQGSEGDTYALEFDGEGVVKYACTPHEAAGMKGAVVVGNPAGASGSGAGIDLFETSLWGLAGAIVAAPFVASQVVANRRKDDDDRRRGPRQPAD is encoded by the coding sequence ATGAGCACGGACGACGGCATCGACGAGGGGCGGCGGACGGTCATGAAGACCCTCGCTATCGGGGCGACGGCGGGCGGGCTGGGCGCGGCCGGCGCGCGGCCGGCGGCCGCCCAGTCGACGGACCTGTCCGACTGGTTCTCGAACGTGGGCAACGCCGACGGCGTCGTCGACGAGACCGGCGAGAGCGAGGTCACCGTCGAGGTGGGGGTCCAGGCCAACAACGGCGCGTTCGGCTTCGGGCCCGCGGCCGTGCGCGTCGATCCGGGGACGAAAGTCGTCTGGGAGTGGACCGGCGAGGGCACGCCCCACAACGTCGTCGCCGACGACGGCAGCTACGAGAGCGAGATGATATCCGAGGCGGGCGCCACCTTCAGCCACACTTTCGAGAGCGAGGGCGTCTCGAAGTACCTCTGTGTCCCCCACCAGGCGATGGGCATGAAAGGGGCCGTCATCGTCGGCGACGTCGACGTGACCGTCCCCAGCGGGGGTTCGACCGGGACCGCCGCCGGCGGGAGCGCCGCCGGCAACGAGACCAGCGGCTCCGGCAGCGGGAGCGGATCCGGCGGAGGCGGCGAATTCACCGAGCCCGACTACGACGGCTGGTTCGACGGCGTCGGCAACTACGACGGCACGGTCGACAGGACCGGCCAGGACGAGGTCACCATCGAGGTCGGCGCCGAGGGCAACGGCGGCCCGTTCGCCTTCAGCCCGGCGGCCGTCCGGGTCGACCCCGGGACGACCGTCGTCTGGGAGTGGACCGGGAAGGGCGGCCAGCACAACGTCGCGGGCGAGTCCCACGACTTCGAGAGCCCGATGCAGGGCTCCGAGGGCGACACCTACGCCCTGGAGTTCGACGGCGAGGGGGTCGTGAAGTACGCCTGCACGCCCCACGAGGCAGCCGGGATGAAGGGCGCCGTCGTGGTCGGCAACCCCGCGGGCGCGTCCGGGAGCGGTGCCGGGATCGACCTCTTCGAGACCTCGCTGTGGGGGCTGGCCGGGGCCATCGTCGCCGCGCCGTTCGTCGCCAGTCAGGTCGTGGCGAACAGGCGCAAAGACGACGACGACCGCCGCCGCGGCCCCCGCCAGCCCGCGGACTGA